From the Solanum pennellii chromosome 4, SPENNV200 genome, one window contains:
- the LOC107015521 gene encoding transcription factor VIP1-like isoform X2: protein MAQSNSKPPMSSQNFGVGAVSHVRSLSQSSIFSNSCLPPLSPFPPSEPGMVSGHSSLKDISMEEIDVNSQGVGVVSSFTRDGLPPRKGHRRSNSDVPLGFSAMIQSSPQLMPRSGQKVLGRAVSLGDSNGKIDERKPKGEVTDELLFSYMNLENIETLNGSGTEDRDKDSIVSGTKVSGSESSNNEAESVMKGNTVSIQPTNLREGTKRSADANIAPAARHFRSLSMDSAIGNFHYGDESPNVPTSLMMRSGQLSPSNSGNESSSKHNLDFGNSEFSEAEMKKIMADERLAEIAVLDPKRAKRILANRLSAARSKERKTRYISELEHKVQKLQTETTTLSTQVTILQKNFVEISSLNSELKFRIQAMEQQAQLRDGTRSKSRFILDIQDI from the exons atGGCTCAGTCTAATTCTAAGCCACCTATGAGTAGTCAGAATTTTGGTGTTGGAGCTGTATCTCATGTGAGGTCTTTATCTCAATCGAGTATTTTCTCGAATAGTTGTTTGCCACCATTGAGTCCTTTTCCTCCTAGTGAGCCGGGGATGGTGTCGGGTCATTCTAGCTTGAAGGATATATCCATGGAGGAAATAGATGTGAATTCTCAAGGTGTAGGAGTTGTGTCTTCGTTTACGAGGGATGGTCTTCCTCCTCGGAAGGGGCATCGTCGATCTAATAGTGATGTTCCATTGGGATTCTCGGCTATGATTCAGTCTTCACCTCAGTTGATGCCTAGAAGTGGTCAGAAGGTTTTAGGGAGAGCAGTGAGTCTTGGGGATAGCAATGGAAAGATTGATGAGAGGAAACCAAAGGGAGAGGTTACAGATGAGTTGTTGTTTTCCTACATGAATTTGGAAAATATAGAGACATTGAACGGTTCTGGCACGGAGGACAGAGATAAGGACAGCATTGTCAGTGGGACAAAGGTAAGCGGTTCTGAGAGCAGCAATAATGAAGCAGAAAGTGTTATGAAAGGGAATACTGTTAGTATCCAACCAACAAATTTAAGGGAAGGAACCAAGAGGAGCGCTGATGCGAATATTGCTCCAGCTGCACGTCACTTTAGGAGTCTTTCCATGGATAGTGCTATTGGAAATTTTCACTATGGCGATGAGTCACCAAATGTACCAACTTCTCTGATGATGCGTTCCGGTCAGCTTTCACCAAGTAATTCAGGAAATGAAAGTTCGAGCAAGCACAATCTTGACTTCGGAAATTCTGAATTTAGTGAAGCTGAGATGAAGAAGATTATGGCAGATGAAAGACTTGCTGAGATTGCAGTTTTAGATCCCAAGCGTGCTAAAAG GATACTGGCTAATCGTCTGTCCGCTGCTCGATCCAAGGAGCGTAAAACACGTTACATCTCAGAATTGGAACACAAGGTTCAAAAGCTACAGACAGAAACAACTACCTTATCCACACAAGTTACCATCCTGCAG AAAAATTTTGTTGAGATTTCAAGCCTGAACAGTGAGCTGAAATTCCGCATCCAAGCCATGGAGCAACAGGCACAGCTTAGAGATG GGACAAGGTCCAAATCGCGTTTTATACTCGACATTCAAGACATATAG
- the LOC107015521 gene encoding transcription factor VIP1-like isoform X1, with protein sequence MAQSNSKPPMSSQNFGVGAVSHVRSLSQSSIFSNSCLPPLSPFPPSEPGMVSGHSSLKDISMEEIDVNSQGVGVVSSFTRDGLPPRKGHRRSNSDVPLGFSAMIQSSPQLMPRSGQKVLGRAVSLGDSNGKIDERKPKGEVTDELLFSYMNLENIETLNGSGTEDRDKDSIVSGTKVSGSESSNNEAESVMKGNTVSIQPTNLREGTKRSADANIAPAARHFRSLSMDSAIGNFHYGDESPNVPTSLMMRSGQLSPSNSGNESSSKHNLDFGNSEFSEAEMKKIMADERLAEIAVLDPKRAKRILANRLSAARSKERKTRYISELEHKVQKLQTETTTLSTQVTILQKNFVEISSLNSELKFRIQAMEQQAQLRDALHEALTAEVQRLKLAAGEHREEGRLPNNMTQQTPVKHNMFQMQRQQPSQMQQLSVGKASAASATPASA encoded by the exons atGGCTCAGTCTAATTCTAAGCCACCTATGAGTAGTCAGAATTTTGGTGTTGGAGCTGTATCTCATGTGAGGTCTTTATCTCAATCGAGTATTTTCTCGAATAGTTGTTTGCCACCATTGAGTCCTTTTCCTCCTAGTGAGCCGGGGATGGTGTCGGGTCATTCTAGCTTGAAGGATATATCCATGGAGGAAATAGATGTGAATTCTCAAGGTGTAGGAGTTGTGTCTTCGTTTACGAGGGATGGTCTTCCTCCTCGGAAGGGGCATCGTCGATCTAATAGTGATGTTCCATTGGGATTCTCGGCTATGATTCAGTCTTCACCTCAGTTGATGCCTAGAAGTGGTCAGAAGGTTTTAGGGAGAGCAGTGAGTCTTGGGGATAGCAATGGAAAGATTGATGAGAGGAAACCAAAGGGAGAGGTTACAGATGAGTTGTTGTTTTCCTACATGAATTTGGAAAATATAGAGACATTGAACGGTTCTGGCACGGAGGACAGAGATAAGGACAGCATTGTCAGTGGGACAAAGGTAAGCGGTTCTGAGAGCAGCAATAATGAAGCAGAAAGTGTTATGAAAGGGAATACTGTTAGTATCCAACCAACAAATTTAAGGGAAGGAACCAAGAGGAGCGCTGATGCGAATATTGCTCCAGCTGCACGTCACTTTAGGAGTCTTTCCATGGATAGTGCTATTGGAAATTTTCACTATGGCGATGAGTCACCAAATGTACCAACTTCTCTGATGATGCGTTCCGGTCAGCTTTCACCAAGTAATTCAGGAAATGAAAGTTCGAGCAAGCACAATCTTGACTTCGGAAATTCTGAATTTAGTGAAGCTGAGATGAAGAAGATTATGGCAGATGAAAGACTTGCTGAGATTGCAGTTTTAGATCCCAAGCGTGCTAAAAG GATACTGGCTAATCGTCTGTCCGCTGCTCGATCCAAGGAGCGTAAAACACGTTACATCTCAGAATTGGAACACAAGGTTCAAAAGCTACAGACAGAAACAACTACCTTATCCACACAAGTTACCATCCTGCAG AAAAATTTTGTTGAGATTTCAAGCCTGAACAGTGAGCTGAAATTCCGCATCCAAGCCATGGAGCAACAGGCACAGCTTAGAGATG CTCTGCATGAGGCATTAACTGCAGAAGTCCAACGTCTAAAGCTTGCTGCTGGGGAACATAGGGAGGAAGGACGGTTGCCTAATAACATGACACAACAGACGCCAGTGAAGCATAATATGTTCCAGATGCAGCGTCAGCAGCCTAGTCAAATGCAACAATTATCTGTTGGTAAAGCATCTGCGGCTTCAGCAACACCTGCATCCGCCTAG
- the LOC107018227 gene encoding protein RCC2 gives MSEVVVVKGGELLFCGSTCWDSVGRRKGLTEGNLVSPTRLRPLVGVDICFVAAGCASCHCVALDTEGRCYTWGRNEKGQLGHGDKITRDRPTVVSELSKYKIIRAAAGKNHTVVVTDDGQSFAFGWNKHGQLGIGSVKNETELSPVRCAVTEVNSVACGADFTVWLTSVEGASILTAGLPQYGQLGHATDNEYNTKDSSVRLAYEAQPRPRPIAAFSGETIVKVACGINHTVAVDKNGYVYTWGFGGYGRLGHREQKDEFAPRRVDVFTRQNVLPPDAIVSAGSASSSCTAGGGQLYMWGKIKSTGDDSMYPKPLLDLSGWNLRCMDSGYMHHFVGADSSCISWGLAQCGELGYGPHGQKSSAVPKKVDILDGMHVISVACGFAHSMVVIDRTNVEDRLEQLDVYDGKASEEVGAEPVSESPASKKTTKKASAKAPAKSNKRKKSKDASESEDEEEENSDDESDDYEEQSNGRAKSSGRGRGKAAGKATAAKKGAGRGRGRSPAANKSSPPEAKVSTGKRGRPRKS, from the exons ATGTCGGAAGTGGTGGTGGTGAAAGGTGGGGAGTTGTTGTTTTGTGGAAGTACTTGTTGGGATTCTGTTGGTCGCCGGAAAGGTTTGACGGAGGGGAATTTGGTGTCGCCGACGAGGCTTCGTCCGCTTGTTGGTGTCGACATTTGTTTTGTTGCTGCTGGTTGCG CGTCTTGTCACTGTGTAGCGCTAGATACTGAAGGTCGTTGTTATACATGGGGAAGGAATGAG AAAGGGCAGCTTGGTCATGGAGATAAAATAACACGTGATAGACCAACGGTTGTTTCAGAACTATCTAA GTATAAAATTATTAGAGCTGCAGCTGGAAAGAACCACACAGTGGTAGTTACAGATGACGGACAGTCCTTTGCTTTTGGTTGGAATAAACATGGGCAGCTCGGTATAGGCTCTGTAAAAAATG AAACTGAATTATCTCCAGTCCGGTGTGCCGTCACTGAAGTCAACTCTGTAGCTTGTGGGGCTGACTTTACTGTGTGGCTAACCTCAGTTGAAGGAGCTTCTATATT AACTGCTGGTTTGCCTCAGTATGGTCAGCTTGGTCATGCTACTGACAACGAG TATAATACCAAAGATAGCTCTGTAAGGCTAGCTTATGAAGCTCAACCCAGACCTAGACCTATAGCTGCCTTTTCTGGAGAGACTATAGTCAAAGTCGCTTGTGGAATAAACCACACAG TTGCAGTGGATAAGAATGGATATGTTTACAC GTGGGGATTTGGCGGTTACGGGAG GCTTGGACATCGAGAACAGAAGGACGAGTTTGCTCCTCGACGAGTTGATGTTTTTACACGGCAGAATGTCTTGCCTCCAGATGCAATAGTTTCAGCAGGTTCTGCCAGCTCATCCTGTACTGCCG GAGGAGGGCAGCTTTACATGTGGGGAAAAATTAAGAGCACAGGAGATGATTCGATGTATCCCAAACCTCTTCTGGATTTGAG TGGGTGGAACCTCCGATGTATGGATTCTGGCTATATGCACCACTTTGTTGGTGCTGATTCCTCTTGCATAAGTTGGGGCCTTGCACAGTGTGGGGAGCTGGGTTATGGACCACATGGACAGAA ATCTTCTGCAGTTCCTAAGAAGGTAGACATTTTAGATGGCATGCATGTTATCAG TGTTGCTTGTGGATTTGCCCATTCCATGGTTGTTATTGATAGGACAAATGTTGAGGATCGACTTGAGCAG CTTGATGTATATGATGGCAAGGCTTCTGAGGAAG TGGGGGCAGAACCTGTGAGTGAATCTCCAGCTTCTAAAAAGACTACCAAAAAGGCATCTGCTAAGGCGCCTGCAAAGTCAAATAAACGGAAGAAGTCAAAAGATGCGTCTGAATCTGAAGATGAGGAAGAGGAAAATAGTGATGATGAAAGTGATGACTATGAGGAACAATCGAATGGGCGGGCCAAGTCTTCCGGCAGGGGTCGAGGAAAGGCTGCTGGCAAAGCTACAGCTGCTAAAAAGGGTGCTGGTCGTGGAAGGGGTCGGTCTCCAGCAGCAAACAAAAGCTCCCCACCTGAAGCGAAAGTATCGACAGGTAAAAGGGGAAGGCCGAGGAAATCGTAA